From the genome of Clarias gariepinus isolate MV-2021 ecotype Netherlands chromosome 28, CGAR_prim_01v2, whole genome shotgun sequence, one region includes:
- the tefb gene encoding TEF transcription factor, PAR bZIP family member b isoform X2 yields the protein MFAPGDLGDTEQLYRALLQHQLDGGEIEKEKLSSIGDGESCGDGGGGGGSGGAGGVSASLTPAIWDKTIPYDGENFHLEYMDLDEFLLENQIPAALEEELHKSLEQESQHSPEAPEVSAVVPELPEGTEKTGAIKIKAEDQSEVAELQVVEDSPGPKERTPPSPINPDEIEVSVNFQPDPADLVLSSVPGGELFNPRKHRFSEDELKPQPMIKKARKVFVPEGAKDEKYWSRRKKNNMAAKRSRDARRLKENQIAVRASFLERENAALRQEVAELRKNCSRCKKIMALYEAKYGPL from the exons ATGTTTGCTCCTGGGGATCTGGGAGACACTGAGCAGCTTTATCGGGCTTTACTGCAGCACCAGCTGGATGGAGGAG AGATAGAGAAGGAGAAGCTGAGCTCCATCGGAGATGGGGAGTCTTGTGGCGATGGAGGCGGCGGAGGAGGATCCGGTGGTGCGGGAGGAGTTTCGGCCTCTCTCACCCCCGCAATCTGGGACAAGACCATCCCATACGACGGTGAGAACTTCCACCTGGAGTACATGGACCTGGACGAGTTCCTGCTGGAGAACCAAATCCCTGCCGCCCTGGAGGAGGAGCTGCACAAGAGCCTGGAGCAGGAGTCTCAGCATTCTCCCGAAGCCCCAGAAGTCTCTGCGGTCGTCCCAGAGTTGCCCGAGGGAACAGAAAAGACTGGAGCGATTAAGATAAAAGCGGAGGACCAGAGTGAAGTAGCCGAGCTGCAGGTGGTAGAGGACTCTCCAG GGCCCAAAGAGCGCACCCCCCCGTCTCCGATCAACCCAGACGAGATCGAGGTGAGCGTGAATTTTCAGCCAGACCCCGCTGACCTGGTGCTGTCCAGCGTTCCAGGGGGAGAGCTGTTCAACCCCCGCAAACACCGCTTCAGCGAGGACGAGCTCAAGCCGCAGCCTATGATCAAGAAGGCCAGGAAGGTGTTCGTTCCCGAGGGTGCAAAG GATGAGAAGTACTGGTcgaggaggaagaagaacaaCATGGCGGCGAAGCGTTCGCGGGATGCGCGGCGTCTAAAGGAGAACCAGATCGCCGTGCGTGCCAGTTTCCTGGAGCGGGAGAATGCAGCGCTGCGGCAGGAAGTGGCCGAGCTCAGGAAGAACTGCAGTCGCTGCAAGAAGATCATGGCTCTGTATGAGGCCAAGTACGGCCCTCTGTAG
- the tefb gene encoding TEF transcription factor, PAR bZIP family member b isoform X1: MPGQTTVTLSVAPSNSSPQKPLPLVLKKIMDILPPNVLEDGDHEIEKEKLSSIGDGESCGDGGGGGGSGGAGGVSASLTPAIWDKTIPYDGENFHLEYMDLDEFLLENQIPAALEEELHKSLEQESQHSPEAPEVSAVVPELPEGTEKTGAIKIKAEDQSEVAELQVVEDSPGPKERTPPSPINPDEIEVSVNFQPDPADLVLSSVPGGELFNPRKHRFSEDELKPQPMIKKARKVFVPEGAKDEKYWSRRKKNNMAAKRSRDARRLKENQIAVRASFLERENAALRQEVAELRKNCSRCKKIMALYEAKYGPL; encoded by the exons ATGCCCGGACAGACGACGGTTACTCTCTCCGTTGCTCCTAGCAACAGCAGTCCGCAGAAACCTTTGCCTTTAGTTTTGAAGAAAATCATGGACATCCTGCCGCCTAATGTCCTCGAGGACGGAGATCACG AGATAGAGAAGGAGAAGCTGAGCTCCATCGGAGATGGGGAGTCTTGTGGCGATGGAGGCGGCGGAGGAGGATCCGGTGGTGCGGGAGGAGTTTCGGCCTCTCTCACCCCCGCAATCTGGGACAAGACCATCCCATACGACGGTGAGAACTTCCACCTGGAGTACATGGACCTGGACGAGTTCCTGCTGGAGAACCAAATCCCTGCCGCCCTGGAGGAGGAGCTGCACAAGAGCCTGGAGCAGGAGTCTCAGCATTCTCCCGAAGCCCCAGAAGTCTCTGCGGTCGTCCCAGAGTTGCCCGAGGGAACAGAAAAGACTGGAGCGATTAAGATAAAAGCGGAGGACCAGAGTGAAGTAGCCGAGCTGCAGGTGGTAGAGGACTCTCCAG GGCCCAAAGAGCGCACCCCCCCGTCTCCGATCAACCCAGACGAGATCGAGGTGAGCGTGAATTTTCAGCCAGACCCCGCTGACCTGGTGCTGTCCAGCGTTCCAGGGGGAGAGCTGTTCAACCCCCGCAAACACCGCTTCAGCGAGGACGAGCTCAAGCCGCAGCCTATGATCAAGAAGGCCAGGAAGGTGTTCGTTCCCGAGGGTGCAAAG GATGAGAAGTACTGGTcgaggaggaagaagaacaaCATGGCGGCGAAGCGTTCGCGGGATGCGCGGCGTCTAAAGGAGAACCAGATCGCCGTGCGTGCCAGTTTCCTGGAGCGGGAGAATGCAGCGCTGCGGCAGGAAGTGGCCGAGCTCAGGAAGAACTGCAGTCGCTGCAAGAAGATCATGGCTCTGTATGAGGCCAAGTACGGCCCTCTGTAG